The sequence GCCGGTGGGCCGGTATTGATTATTTTGTTACTGCTGTCCGTCTATTCTATTTCGGTAATTTTGGAACGCTTTTTTAAGTTGCGCTCCGCCATTTCCTTATCCCGCAAACTTATTACATATTGCCGCCATCCGCTCCGCTCGGAAAACTACACCAAGGCCGAAGAAGCCTGCCGCAAAGAAGTAGTCAAAAACACCCCCGGTGCCGCGTTAATCGGCCGTTTGTTGCAAGAACGCAACCGTCCGCAAGCCGAGCAGGAAAAAGTAGCTGCCAATGTGATTGATTGGGAAATTTCCAAGTTGCAACGCCGCTTGTCCGTGTTGGGTACCTTGGGCAGTATTACTCCTTTTATCGGTCTTTTCGGTACGGTTATCGGGGTTATGCATGCTTTCAAAGATTTGGCTTCCAACACTGCCGCCAACGCCGGTGCTTCCGTAGTGGCTGCCGGTATTGCCGAAGCGTTAATTAACACGGCCGCAGGGCTTTTTGTGGCTATTCCGGCCGTTATCGCGTACAACTACTTTCTCTCTAAAACCGATTATTTTGCTAAAGAGTTGGAAAACGCCGCCAACGAATTTATTTACCGCAAAAATGAAACGGGTGAATTTTAGTTTATGAGCACACATAAAAAAAGAACCGTCATGGCAGAAATCAACATGGTGCCGTTTATCGACATCACGCTGATTTTGTTGATTATTTTTATGGTTATGAGTCCGCTTCTTGTCCAAATGCAACTGACGGTGGATCTTCCCAAATCTACCGCTATTAACACCCAGGCGGAAGATGATGTAATAAGGGTAGAAGTGCAAAAAAACGGTACCATTACCGTAATGAATAAAAAATTGACTCTTAAAAATTTAGAGCGCGAACTTATTTTGCGCATGGGAAAAGCAAACAAAAAAACCATTTTGGTTCAGGCCGATAAAGATGTGCCTGTGCAACAAGTGGTGGATGTGTTTGATGTAGCCAAAAAACTTGGCGCGGCCAAGTTAGGAATCGGGGTTTTATCTAAAAACTAATGAACAAGTATTTGGCATATTCCGGCGGACTTCATGTGTTAGCGGCACTGTTTTTACTGTTGCTGCTGGCTCCGTCTGCCAAAAAACCGCAAGCCACCTATACCATTGATTTCATCGGTTCCGGCAAAGTGGTAGCCACCACCGGGCAAGAAGCGGCCGCTTCTGTGCCCAAGGCTCCCAAAGCCGCCGTACAAGCCCCCGAACCCGTAAAAGAAACCCCTAAAGCGACTCCCAAAAAAACGGCTAAAAAGGCTTATAGTTCCAAATCGGAAATTACTACTAAAAAACAGCCTGCCAAAAAAGAACAACCCAAGGCCCCGTCTTTAGCCGCTCCCAGCGTGTTGGACGAGGACGGGAAAGATTCAACAGATGCCAAGAGTAGTCTTTCTTCTTCCAAAGAAGGGGAATTTGCGGGGGGAAATATCCAAACCGATTTTGCCAATTTCCCTTATCCTTGGTATATCACGCAGGTGCGTAACTCCCTGTGGATTGAGTGGGAAAAACGCCGTCCGGCGGGCAATACCCTTTCCGCTTTGGTTTCTTTTGCGATTGCGCGCGACGGTAAAATTAAAGATTTACAGTTAGATAGAAAATCCGGCGATGACACTTTTGACTTCGCCGCCACTTCGGCTGTCATCAATGCGGGGCCCTTTGCGCCGCTTCCTATGTATTACGAAAAAGATGAACTGACCGTAAGTGTAGAATTCAAACAGGAGATATAATTATGAACGGTTGGCAGCGTTTTGGTATGTTGATTGTATGTTGTTTTTTGGTAATGGTTTTGTATCCCAATTTTGAGTCCAATGCCTGGACTTTTATGGCCATTGTGGCCGGGTTGTGGACAGGCGTGATTATGGTGTGGTCCATTATTTCCAACATTTTCGGGCTTTACCGCTTTGAAGGACTTAACAAAATTATCACCATTATTCTTTTGGGCGGAATTATCTATTCCCTGTTGTGGTACTTCCCGCAAACGGATAAGGTGTCTCCTATCAATAAATTAAAACACGGCGAGTTCCCTACCAAAGAAGATTTGGATAAAGGCTTAAAACGCTTTACCTTCAATTTCGATTTTGTCCGTCGTAATGTAAACAGGGACGAAAACTTTATCAACCAAGATATGAATAAAGAAAAAGTGAAGAAAGAAATTAAAAAGAAAGTTACCAAAAAAACCGATGAAATGATTGACGAATTGGATATTCACGTAGAATAAGTATGAA comes from Elusimicrobium sp. and encodes:
- a CDS encoding TonB family protein produces the protein MNKYLAYSGGLHVLAALFLLLLLAPSAKKPQATYTIDFIGSGKVVATTGQEAAASVPKAPKAAVQAPEPVKETPKATPKKTAKKAYSSKSEITTKKQPAKKEQPKAPSLAAPSVLDEDGKDSTDAKSSLSSSKEGEFAGGNIQTDFANFPYPWYITQVRNSLWIEWEKRRPAGNTLSALVSFAIARDGKIKDLQLDRKSGDDTFDFAATSAVINAGPFAPLPMYYEKDELTVSVEFKQEI
- a CDS encoding biopolymer transporter ExbD — encoded protein: MSTHKKRTVMAEINMVPFIDITLILLIIFMVMSPLLVQMQLTVDLPKSTAINTQAEDDVIRVEVQKNGTITVMNKKLTLKNLERELILRMGKANKKTILVQADKDVPVQQVVDVFDVAKKLGAAKLGIGVLSKN